Proteins found in one Methanospirillum hungatei JF-1 genomic segment:
- a CDS encoding ABC transporter ATP-binding protein: MSSVLQVTNLSKTFGHGDIFRDVSFTLNAGETIGLFGPSGCGKSTLGRCILGLEKLTKGSVLFEGKDIFRLDRKERSCLQAKMQMVFQHPEVSFDPRRRLIYSVTEPLVYHEKGESEDVLHSLLPLIHAVGLHPGILDKYPGQLSGGELQRAMMVRIYSLSPHLLIADEPTSMLDMSVQAQILNLMKEMQKKNSTACIFISHDPEVMQVMCDRIGVMSEGKCEIMNKNYFSEWIQPLLVMDTMEKDHYECLLTS, translated from the coding sequence ATGTCATCGGTTCTCCAGGTAACAAATCTCTCGAAAACCTTCGGCCATGGAGATATCTTCCGTGATGTGTCATTCACTCTGAATGCCGGAGAAACTATCGGTCTGTTCGGTCCAAGCGGATGTGGAAAGTCAACTTTGGGACGGTGTATATTGGGCCTTGAAAAATTGACAAAAGGCTCAGTACTCTTTGAAGGGAAGGACATTTTCAGACTGGACCGAAAGGAGCGATCTTGTCTGCAGGCAAAAATGCAGATGGTATTCCAGCACCCGGAGGTATCATTTGATCCTCGCCGACGCTTGATCTATAGTGTGACTGAACCACTAGTGTATCATGAAAAGGGCGAATCCGAAGATGTATTACACTCCCTTCTCCCATTAATCCATGCAGTCGGTCTTCATCCGGGTATCCTGGATAAATATCCCGGACAACTCTCCGGTGGTGAACTCCAACGAGCGATGATGGTCAGAATTTATTCACTCTCTCCCCACCTTCTTATTGCAGATGAACCAACATCCATGCTGGACATGTCAGTTCAGGCACAAATTTTGAATCTCATGAAAGAGATGCAGAAGAAAAACTCTACGGCATGTATTTTCATCTCCCATGATCCGGAGGTCATGCAGGTGATGTGTGATCGGATCGGTGTGATGTCAGAGGGAAAGTGTGAAATAATGAATAAAAATTACTTTTCAGAATGGATACAGCCGTTATTGGTGATGGACACAATGGAAAAGGATCATTATGAGTGTCTTTTAACTTCTTAA
- a CDS encoding FecCD family ABC transporter permease → MHFDNEELPAAYLQYTRTKIIILCIGVIILFFLLILSISSGAVSIPPIEVFQTLIGESVSPKWNKIILSIRLPQALTAIVAGAGLGCAGLAMQSILRNPLASPFTFGIAHAAAFGAAFSIIILGSGVMQNSSINPYVIDNPFATTFVAFISCLLATAVILLISHLKRATPEVTVLAGVAIGSLCTAATMFLQLFADDTQLAAVVFWTFGDVSRADWGELAIMAVVTVLSLVYFYYHRWDYNAIDAGDETASSLGVHVPRIRIVGMIVVSVITAVIMSFLGIIGFVGLISPHIIRRIVGDDHRFTIPGTIIMGAILLLASDTIGRVIIVPHVVPVAVVTSFLGAPMFLYLLIRGYNR, encoded by the coding sequence ATGCATTTTGACAATGAAGAATTACCAGCAGCTTATCTCCAGTATACCCGGACGAAGATCATTATCCTCTGTATCGGGGTAATTATTCTCTTTTTTCTCCTGATATTGTCAATTTCAAGCGGTGCGGTCTCGATACCCCCGATTGAAGTGTTTCAGACATTAATAGGGGAGTCTGTATCGCCAAAATGGAATAAGATCATCCTGAGCATCAGACTTCCTCAGGCATTGACTGCTATCGTAGCCGGTGCCGGGCTTGGATGTGCGGGTCTTGCGATGCAGTCGATCTTACGAAATCCTCTTGCTTCACCATTTACCTTTGGGATTGCTCATGCAGCAGCGTTTGGAGCAGCATTCTCAATAATTATCCTTGGTTCTGGTGTGATGCAGAATAGCTCCATCAATCCGTATGTCATTGATAATCCCTTCGCGACTACATTTGTCGCATTTATCTCCTGCCTGTTGGCTACCGCAGTAATCTTATTGATTTCCCACCTGAAACGTGCGACACCTGAAGTTACTGTTCTTGCCGGAGTTGCAATCGGTTCATTATGTACTGCCGCGACCATGTTTCTCCAGCTTTTTGCAGATGATACTCAGCTTGCAGCAGTCGTATTCTGGACCTTTGGGGATGTGAGCAGGGCAGACTGGGGAGAACTTGCAATTATGGCAGTTGTTACTGTTTTATCCCTGGTATATTTTTACTATCACCGGTGGGACTACAATGCTATCGATGCCGGTGATGAGACTGCATCAAGTCTTGGGGTTCATGTACCAAGGATTCGGATTGTAGGAATGATCGTTGTTTCTGTGATAACTGCGGTGATAATGTCATTTTTAGGAATTATTGGATTTGTGGGTCTCATCTCTCCTCATATCATCCGGAGGATAGTAGGTGATGACCATCGGTTTACTATCCCGGGGACGATTATCATGGGGGCAATTTTACTTCTGGCATCAGATACCATCGGAAGGGTGATAATAGTCCCACATGTTGTACCCGTTGCTGTGGTCACCTCATTCCTTGGTGCACCCATGTTTCTCTATCTCCTGATCAGGGGGTATAATCGATGA
- a CDS encoding ABC transporter substrate-binding protein, giving the protein MKKIYGLLLVLLMAGFLLGAGCTSTDTTQKPVDTASEKPAVTITPTEAPSEKVLRVGDLWAVSSINPGDGHDGGTFVTEKAIVTETLIGANDKFELTPNLALSWYQVDDTTWEFKIRPGVHFHNGKEMKAADVKASLDRTANLSPSTATLMSYDRCEVVDDYTIRIHTKELNPLVPGILHYPDTAIVSGDSYAADGTFTHPIGTGPMKVESFDEQTGTLTVVKNTDWWKGQANFDKMIIRGYESPATRAMMIENGDLEFTCDPPYSEVDRLDAIDGIRVEKYNTPRLYKIDCNLNNPVMADKNVRKAISHAIDRTGIAKNVLYGVGSPAGGVFIPSMKWKNTTLQPYEYNVSLAKQYLAESGWTDTNNDGYVDKKGEPLTLKFFTYTERPGLPPMQEAISANLENIGIKVEQVAMENAVLSKAMGDDWDLYLSATNLAMVPDPEYVLKGWYSTNGVSNKAKYSNPVVDRMIIDGHRIVNETERYDHFRKIEAIVYDDLPTINVAYYGVAIVMKDNVTGYTFDPTAHDYRIDPGMSIS; this is encoded by the coding sequence ATGAAAAAGATTTATGGACTGCTTCTGGTACTCCTCATGGCAGGATTCCTGCTCGGAGCCGGATGTACCTCAACAGATACAACCCAAAAACCTGTTGATACAGCATCTGAAAAACCTGCTGTTACGATCACACCAACAGAGGCCCCATCCGAAAAAGTTCTTCGTGTCGGAGATCTATGGGCTGTCTCTTCTATTAATCCGGGAGACGGACATGACGGGGGAACCTTTGTTACTGAAAAAGCAATCGTAACTGAAACATTAATCGGCGCAAATGATAAGTTTGAATTAACGCCTAATCTCGCTCTTTCGTGGTATCAGGTAGATGATACCACATGGGAGTTCAAGATCCGTCCCGGTGTTCATTTCCATAATGGCAAAGAGATGAAAGCTGCAGATGTGAAGGCCTCTCTTGACAGAACTGCCAACCTGTCTCCAAGTACTGCAACACTCATGTCGTATGACAGATGTGAAGTTGTTGATGATTACACCATCCGCATTCACACAAAAGAACTCAATCCCCTTGTGCCAGGAATTCTACACTATCCGGATACAGCGATTGTAAGCGGTGATTCATACGCAGCGGATGGTACATTTACTCATCCGATAGGGACAGGGCCTATGAAGGTTGAATCCTTTGATGAACAGACCGGAACACTTACTGTCGTCAAAAACACCGACTGGTGGAAAGGGCAGGCAAATTTTGACAAGATGATAATCCGCGGATATGAGAGTCCGGCGACCCGTGCTATGATGATTGAAAACGGAGATCTTGAATTTACCTGTGATCCACCATACAGCGAAGTCGATCGTCTTGATGCTATTGATGGAATCCGGGTTGAAAAATACAACACCCCACGACTCTATAAGATCGATTGTAATCTGAATAACCCGGTTATGGCAGATAAAAATGTTAGAAAAGCGATTTCTCATGCAATCGACCGGACCGGTATTGCAAAGAATGTACTCTATGGCGTTGGTTCTCCTGCCGGTGGCGTATTTATTCCAAGCATGAAATGGAAGAATACAACTCTTCAGCCATATGAGTACAATGTATCCCTGGCAAAACAATATCTAGCCGAATCAGGCTGGACTGATACGAATAATGATGGATATGTTGACAAAAAGGGTGAACCACTCACATTGAAATTCTTCACCTATACCGAACGTCCTGGACTTCCGCCGATGCAGGAAGCAATTTCTGCAAATCTGGAAAATATCGGGATAAAAGTTGAGCAGGTAGCCATGGAGAACGCTGTTCTTTCCAAAGCAATGGGAGATGACTGGGATCTGTATCTTTCAGCAACCAACCTTGCCATGGTCCCAGACCCGGAGTATGTGCTCAAAGGCTGGTATTCAACCAATGGAGTAAGTAACAAGGCAAAATACAGCAATCCTGTTGTTGATCGCATGATCATCGATGGACACCGTATCGTGAATGAAACCGAGCGGTATGATCATTTCCGTAAGATTGAGGCCATTGTATATGATGATCTGCCAACTATCAATGTTGCATATTATGGCGTTGCCATTGTCATGAAAGACAATGTGACCGGATATACTTTCGATCCAACGGCTCATGATTACCGGATTGACCCAGGGATGTCTATCTCATAA
- a CDS encoding iron ABC transporter substrate-binding protein, translated as MIVSLLAGICVFPVSGEETTITDGLGREVTVPLNPDSVICSGAGCLRYLTYLQAQDKVIAVDALEVNISPDDSRAYRLANPQFGDLPIFGEFRKDDPEKITNIGPQVIFKTYTNKDEANQLQEKTGIPVVALQYGDLVDEYEDMQKTLRLMGKILNKENRAEEVISFFNERKKDLSDRTKDVPDADKISAYVGGVGCAGSHGLQGTSFAYTPFQLVAVKNVAAESAKPDMDCGDVAKESIIGWDPDMVFIDLGSQQLKSQGADALSELKKPEFEDMKAVKNGDVYGLLSFNWYTTNQESVLADAYYIGKLLYPEKFSDIDPVSEADEIYEFLVGKKLFSQINRDGFENLAFTKLSMQ; from the coding sequence ATGATAGTTTCTCTCCTCGCAGGAATATGTGTATTTCCTGTTTCAGGAGAAGAGACAACGATTACTGACGGTCTCGGAAGAGAGGTCACGGTCCCTCTCAATCCAGATTCGGTAATCTGTTCAGGAGCCGGGTGTCTGCGATACCTGACCTACCTGCAGGCACAGGATAAGGTAATTGCAGTAGATGCCCTGGAGGTTAACATCTCTCCGGACGATTCACGTGCGTACCGACTTGCAAATCCACAGTTTGGCGATCTCCCCATCTTTGGTGAGTTCAGGAAGGATGATCCGGAAAAGATCACAAATATTGGTCCACAGGTTATCTTCAAAACATACACAAACAAGGATGAGGCAAATCAGCTTCAGGAAAAGACCGGAATCCCGGTAGTTGCATTACAATATGGGGACCTGGTTGATGAGTATGAGGATATGCAGAAAACCCTTCGTCTCATGGGAAAAATCCTCAATAAGGAGAACCGTGCAGAAGAGGTAATATCTTTCTTCAACGAACGGAAGAAGGATCTCTCTGATCGGACGAAAGATGTACCTGATGCAGACAAAATATCTGCATATGTCGGTGGAGTGGGATGTGCCGGATCACATGGTCTGCAGGGGACGTCATTTGCATATACTCCGTTCCAGCTGGTAGCAGTCAAAAATGTTGCAGCAGAATCAGCAAAACCTGATATGGATTGTGGTGATGTTGCGAAGGAATCTATCATCGGGTGGGATCCGGACATGGTATTCATTGACCTTGGTTCACAACAACTCAAGTCCCAGGGTGCAGATGCACTGAGTGAACTGAAGAAACCAGAATTTGAGGATATGAAGGCGGTAAAGAACGGGGATGTATATGGATTGCTCTCCTTTAACTGGTATACCACAAATCAGGAGAGCGTTCTTGCAGATGCCTATTACATCGGAAAATTACTCTATCCTGAAAAATTCTCCGATATTGATCCGGTCAGTGAGGCTGATGAAATCTATGAATTCCTTGTTGGGAAGAAGTTATTCTCACAGATCAACAGGGATGGATTTGAAAATTTGGCATTTACAAAGCTGAGTATGCAATAA
- a CDS encoding ABC transporter ATP-binding protein — translation MNTVLEVMDLNVTFPTRAGAIRASQQVSFRMQKGEISVLIGETGSGKSVIGLAVLHLLPEAAIISGKINYNGREILSMSEKEFSRFRGRDISLVPQNPSGSLDPLMRCGKQISESLEIRGISNLKQSTEVENILSNLQFSDPKLTAASFPHELSGGMRQRVTTGIALASEPKLLVSDEPTKGLDYSSRKTSMKMFLHLKHIRKDTHLLITHDLDLARMIGDTIHVLYSGEIIESGPVDEIFSDPHHPYTEGLIAALPRNGMKAMPGMCPGLIDLPSGCYFYSRCPYQCEQGKTIHPAIIPVNGRRSVRCHRFSR, via the coding sequence GTGAATACCGTTCTTGAAGTAATGGATCTTAACGTGACCTTTCCTACAAGAGCAGGAGCAATCAGAGCCTCTCAACAGGTGAGTTTTCGGATGCAGAAAGGAGAGATATCAGTTCTCATTGGTGAGACTGGTTCAGGAAAATCTGTTATCGGGCTGGCAGTTCTTCATCTGCTCCCTGAGGCTGCGATTATATCCGGCAAAATCAACTACAATGGGAGAGAAATTCTCTCAATGTCAGAAAAAGAATTTTCCAGGTTCCGCGGAAGAGATATCTCCCTGGTACCACAAAACCCGTCAGGATCATTAGACCCCCTTATGAGATGTGGGAAACAAATATCAGAATCACTTGAAATACGTGGGATTTCGAACTTAAAGCAGAGTACAGAAGTAGAGAATATCCTTTCTAATCTTCAATTTTCAGATCCGAAACTGACTGCTGCTTCATTTCCTCATGAATTATCCGGCGGAATGCGTCAGAGAGTGACAACAGGGATTGCCCTGGCCTCCGAACCCAAACTTCTCGTATCAGACGAACCAACCAAAGGACTGGATTATTCATCCAGAAAAACCTCGATGAAGATGTTTCTGCACCTGAAACATATCAGGAAAGATACACATCTGCTTATTACTCATGATCTTGATCTAGCTCGAATGATTGGAGATACTATTCATGTCCTGTATTCCGGGGAGATAATAGAATCAGGCCCGGTTGATGAGATCTTTTCTGACCCCCATCATCCCTATACAGAGGGACTTATCGCCGCTCTGCCCCGGAACGGAATGAAAGCAATGCCAGGTATGTGTCCAGGTCTTATCGATCTTCCTTCGGGGTGCTACTTTTACAGCAGGTGTCCGTATCAGTGTGAACAAGGAAAAACAATCCATCCGGCAATTATCCCTGTAAATGGGAGAAGGAGTGTGAGATGTCATCGGTTCTCCAGGTAA
- a CDS encoding ABC transporter permease: protein MSYLDNYFSSCYELYQEYNNKIRKKPLLLIGFTILVMMCLIAIFAPIIAPHDPNDQSLKDRFKSPCLEYPLGTDQFGRCIFSRIVYGSQTSLAVAVITTIIVVFIGLLVGLYAGYYRKLDGLLMRVTDIMLAFPSMVITLALVGIFGPSIPTIISALAIPGWAKYARVTRSTTLSIKNRGYVQSARALGAKDRYIIFKHILPNSLAPIMEIATLGLGGKIISIAGLGFLGLGIQPPTPEWGTIMNQGLPYLGKAPLITLSAGAMILVFVLSSNLIGSEIRDVMDPKTDSIIL, encoded by the coding sequence ATGAGTTACTTGGATAATTATTTCAGTTCATGTTATGAATTATACCAGGAATATAACAATAAAATTAGAAAAAAGCCATTACTCTTAATTGGATTTACCATCTTGGTTATGATGTGTCTGATTGCAATTTTTGCTCCGATTATTGCTCCTCATGATCCAAATGATCAATCATTAAAAGACCGGTTCAAGAGTCCCTGTCTTGAATATCCACTTGGTACTGATCAATTTGGAAGATGTATTTTTAGTCGGATTGTGTATGGATCCCAGACTTCTCTTGCCGTAGCAGTGATAACAACAATTATTGTTGTATTTATCGGACTATTGGTGGGGTTATATGCCGGATATTATCGAAAACTTGACGGTCTGTTGATGAGGGTTACTGATATTATGTTGGCATTTCCATCAATGGTAATTACTCTTGCACTGGTTGGTATATTCGGACCTAGTATTCCGACCATTATTTCAGCTCTTGCAATTCCCGGGTGGGCAAAATATGCCAGGGTTACCAGATCCACAACCTTATCAATCAAAAACCGAGGGTATGTTCAAAGTGCCAGGGCACTTGGGGCGAAAGATAGATACATTATCTTTAAACATATTCTTCCCAATTCTCTTGCCCCGATCATGGAAATTGCAACATTAGGGTTGGGAGGAAAAATTATTTCCATTGCAGGACTTGGGTTTTTAGGGCTTGGAATTCAACCTCCCACACCGGAGTGGGGAACTATCATGAATCAAGGTCTCCCGTATTTAGGAAAGGCCCCCCTGATTACTCTTTCTGCTGGAGCGATGATTCTGGTATTTGTTCTCTCATCAAACCTTATCGGGAGTGAAATCCGGGATGTTATGGATCCAAAAACAGATTCTATCATCCTGTAA
- a CDS encoding ABC transporter permease, translating into MSECTLSTQVRKISISIQKSDWLYRFKMRRDLQVACVLIVIILIMGFFAPDIAPQNPNITDLEGKNQGPSADHILGTDYLGRDLFSRVICGLQTSLEIALATIVISFIIGVTIGSFSGYQSGWIDNVIARIIDVFLAFPSVILALALMMLLGSGVLNMIIMLSIVQWASFARLTRGQVLAEKNQEYVLSAKAAALPGWWTMTKHILPNCIMPVIVLATIDIGHAILTIATLSFLGVGIPPAIPEWGSMINSGLPYMRIAPLNVIVPGLAITCVTLLFNITGEGIRDITDPKTDNEGSL; encoded by the coding sequence ATGAGTGAATGTACATTATCCACACAGGTCAGAAAAATCTCCATATCCATTCAAAAGTCAGACTGGCTCTATAGGTTTAAGATGAGACGTGATCTGCAGGTAGCATGCGTATTAATTGTCATCATCCTTATAATGGGGTTTTTTGCTCCTGATATTGCCCCCCAAAACCCGAATATTACAGATCTGGAGGGAAAAAATCAAGGCCCTTCTGCAGATCACATTCTCGGTACTGATTACCTGGGAAGAGATCTCTTCTCACGTGTCATCTGTGGGTTACAAACCTCACTTGAGATAGCACTCGCTACAATTGTGATCTCATTTATTATTGGAGTTACTATTGGTAGTTTCTCCGGATACCAAAGTGGGTGGATTGATAATGTCATCGCCCGAATAATTGACGTATTTTTAGCATTTCCATCCGTAATCCTCGCTCTGGCTCTGATGATGCTTCTGGGAAGCGGAGTCTTAAACATGATAATTATGCTGTCCATCGTTCAGTGGGCATCGTTTGCCAGACTAACGCGTGGCCAGGTCCTCGCAGAAAAAAATCAGGAATATGTATTATCAGCCAAAGCTGCAGCCCTTCCCGGATGGTGGACTATGACAAAGCATATCCTTCCAAATTGTATCATGCCCGTTATCGTACTTGCAACGATTGATATCGGTCATGCAATTCTCACCATTGCAACCCTCTCATTCCTTGGTGTCGGGATTCCCCCGGCTATTCCGGAGTGGGGCTCAATGATTAATTCTGGGCTGCCATATATGCGTATTGCTCCTCTGAATGTAATAGTTCCCGGACTTGCAATTACGTGCGTTACTCTTCTCTTTAATATCACGGGCGAAGGAATTCGTGATATCACCGATCCAAAGACAGACAATGAGGGATCTTTGTGA
- a CDS encoding ABC transporter permease, with amino-acid sequence MHQYIVMRTGYLILTLFIASVFTFCVVNAIPGEPAEVLAKHLFLGLEESAPPELIAEVSARYDLNKPLIEQYSEWIRGILSGNLGNSIIYNKSVGKLLELYLPPTILLTSFAMTFAIITGIALGIASALHQNKTADHLIRFITIFSISMPSFWVAVMLILIFSLWLNLTPVAGYGEPKYIILPLIALGLHSMASIARIMRTSMLDTMEKPFIIFSKAKGLSRKKILFSHAFKNAFLPVLTVIGMSFGSLLAGSVIIETIFTWPGIGALLMKAISARDLVVIESTIMVIVFMFLIVNFVIDILYHVIDPRITYE; translated from the coding sequence ATGCACCAGTACATTGTGATGAGAACCGGATACCTGATCCTGACCTTATTTATCGCGTCGGTCTTCACCTTTTGTGTTGTCAATGCTATTCCAGGAGAACCTGCTGAAGTATTGGCAAAACATCTGTTTCTTGGTCTTGAGGAATCAGCACCACCAGAACTGATCGCAGAAGTCTCTGCACGATATGATCTGAATAAACCTTTGATAGAACAGTACTCTGAATGGATACGGGGTATATTATCTGGAAACCTGGGAAATTCCATAATTTATAATAAATCAGTCGGGAAACTCCTTGAACTGTATCTTCCGCCGACGATTCTCCTTACCTCCTTTGCCATGACCTTTGCAATAATCACCGGTATAGCTCTTGGAATTGCCTCTGCTCTTCATCAGAATAAAACAGCAGATCATCTCATACGGTTCATTACTATCTTTTCAATTTCCATGCCTTCATTCTGGGTCGCTGTTATGCTTATCCTCATTTTTTCCCTCTGGCTTAATCTCACACCTGTTGCCGGATATGGTGAGCCAAAATACATAATTTTACCATTAATAGCACTCGGACTTCATTCGATGGCGTCAATTGCTCGTATTATGAGGACAAGTATGCTGGATACTATGGAAAAACCGTTTATAATATTTTCAAAAGCTAAAGGCCTTTCAAGAAAGAAAATTCTCTTCTCTCATGCTTTTAAAAACGCGTTTTTACCAGTTCTTACCGTGATTGGCATGTCATTTGGTTCACTCCTTGCCGGTTCTGTCATCATCGAAACAATATTTACATGGCCAGGGATCGGAGCCCTATTAATGAAAGCAATTTCAGCCCGTGATCTCGTGGTGATTGAAAGCACAATCATGGTGATTGTGTTCATGTTTCTCATCGTGAATTTCGTCATAGACATTCTATACCACGTGATTGACCCGAGGATAACCTATGAGTGA
- a CDS encoding class I SAM-dependent methyltransferase has protein sequence MDEEQIKTEISERWNESASRYDTFVSHGIHTDDEKKLWIHAFAKVLPEGNKPLSVLDVGCGTGAIGLIFAEMGHQVTGLDLSEKMMDEGRKKTKERALSMTFLHGDAENPPFPDNHFDVVINRHLLWTLPNPETALKSWKRIIKPGGRVIIIDGLWNDKRLKSLICRRCSEYLGRILDPDTAENLDYSPQLQQNLPHIGGISEAKAVIYFKNAGFEDIITENLMHIRKNQHHRLMWYQKIKPMGTYYLISGTKRA, from the coding sequence ATGGATGAAGAACAGATAAAAACCGAAATTTCAGAAAGATGGAATGAGAGTGCCTCCCGGTATGATACCTTTGTATCACATGGCATTCATACGGATGATGAGAAGAAACTCTGGATACATGCTTTTGCAAAGGTACTGCCAGAAGGAAACAAACCGCTGTCTGTTCTTGATGTGGGATGTGGAACAGGTGCAATCGGACTTATATTTGCAGAGATGGGGCATCAGGTGACCGGCCTTGATTTATCTGAGAAGATGATGGATGAAGGTCGGAAAAAAACAAAAGAGAGAGCACTGTCGATGACATTTCTCCATGGTGATGCCGAAAATCCTCCTTTCCCAGATAACCACTTTGATGTGGTCATAAACCGTCATCTGCTTTGGACGTTACCAAATCCTGAAACGGCCCTCAAGTCATGGAAACGAATTATAAAACCCGGAGGAAGAGTAATAATCATCGATGGATTATGGAATGATAAAAGATTGAAATCGCTAATCTGCCGGAGATGTAGTGAATATCTGGGAAGGATTTTAGATCCTGATACTGCAGAGAACCTTGATTATTCTCCACAATTACAACAAAACCTTCCTCACATCGGTGGTATCTCTGAAGCAAAAGCGGTCATTTATTTCAAAAATGCCGGATTTGAAGATATAATAACAGAAAATCTCATGCATATCAGGAAAAACCAGCATCACCGGCTTATGTGGTATCAGAAAATTAAACCGATGGGGACGTACTATCTCATTTCCGGCACAAAACGAGCGTGA
- a CDS encoding ABC transporter ATP-binding protein: MILTVGGLSFQYKSREIFNDVTFDLGRNEVLAIMGPNGVGKTTLLRCLNLILKPTGGTIMVEEQNIMHLAKRDVAKRLGYVPQKQESGRMTAFDAILLGRRPHITWDISEKDLKIVHGVIKRLNLEHLSLQYIDQMSGGELQKVSIARALVQEPDLLLLDEPTSSLDLKNQLEILSEIRNITRFHSVSVIMTMHDLNLALRFLDKFIFLKSGMIYSAGTCKDVTPEMIHDVYGVQTAINEMYGYPVVIPLTG, encoded by the coding sequence ATGATTCTTACCGTCGGTGGTTTATCGTTTCAGTATAAAAGCAGGGAAATTTTTAATGATGTGACATTCGACCTGGGACGAAATGAAGTTCTTGCTATAATGGGACCGAATGGGGTTGGGAAAACTACCTTACTTAGATGTCTGAATCTTATCCTCAAACCAACCGGGGGAACGATTATGGTAGAAGAACAGAATATCATGCATCTTGCAAAGCGTGACGTGGCAAAACGGCTCGGGTATGTCCCTCAGAAACAAGAAAGTGGAAGAATGACGGCATTTGATGCTATTCTTCTTGGGCGGCGGCCTCATATCACCTGGGATATTTCAGAAAAAGATCTGAAGATTGTTCATGGAGTTATAAAGCGGTTAAACCTGGAACATCTCTCCCTTCAGTATATTGATCAGATGAGCGGAGGGGAACTTCAAAAAGTATCTATTGCAAGAGCTCTTGTCCAGGAGCCTGATTTACTTCTCCTTGATGAGCCAACATCAAGCCTGGATCTTAAAAACCAGCTTGAGATACTCTCCGAGATCCGTAATATTACCCGGTTTCATTCTGTCTCTGTCATCATGACCATGCATGATCTCAACCTTGCATTACGATTCCTTGATAAGTTCATCTTTCTCAAATCAGGGATGATTTATTCTGCAGGAACCTGTAAGGATGTTACTCCGGAGATGATCCATGATGTCTATGGTGTTCAGACAGCAATTAATGAGATGTATGGATATCCGGTTGTTATCCCGTTAACTGGATAA